In the genome of Gammaproteobacteria bacterium, the window TGTTCATGCCGCCAACGTCAGGTACTGACGTAGCGCAGGATTTCCACCACCTGTTCCGGCTCGCTCGCGGTCGCGAGCGCGGCGCCGTCGACCTCCTTGAGGGCGTGGGTCAGCTCGGGGTCGTGCAGGACGATCAGCGGCTTGCCCAGTGCCGCCGCGTACCCGGCATCGAAGGCGGCGTTCCACTGACGATATTTGTCGCCGAAACGCACCACCACGATATCCGCTCGTTCGAGGAAGCTGCGCGTACGGATGGCGTTGATCTTCGCCCCCTTGTGATCACGCCAGAACGGCTCGGCCTCTTCACCCAGGATCGCCTCACCGCAATCGTCGCTGGCCGCATGATCGGTCACCGGGGAGAGCAGCTCGACATCGAGACCCGCCGCTTTGCAGCCCTGGGCGATGCGTTCGCGCCAGTCGGTATGAATTTCTCCGGAAAGATAAACGGTCCACAAAGGCATAGGTTCGCTCCT includes:
- a CDS encoding YtoQ family protein, with the translated sequence MPLWTVYLSGEIHTDWRERIAQGCKAAGLDVELLSPVTDHAASDDCGEAILGEEAEPFWRDHKGAKINAIRTRSFLERADIVVVRFGDKYRQWNAAFDAGYAAALGKPLIVLHDPELTHALKEVDGAALATASEPEQVVEILRYVST